The proteins below are encoded in one region of Phaseolus vulgaris cultivar G19833 chromosome 1, P. vulgaris v2.0, whole genome shotgun sequence:
- the LOC137816702 gene encoding small ribosomal subunit protein mS47 isoform X2 has product MQRLKALLPQTRTSLRTLYSQHRAFSAQPNYAVHDDGDSQEQILVEGRVKSRAAILNRPSSLNSLNSSMVARLKRLYDSWEENSDIGFVLMKGSGRAFCSGSDVLRLYHTLNEGNADEAEQFFKTLYSFVYLQGTYLKPHVAILDGITMGCGSGISLPGMFRVVTDKTFFSHPEAQIGFHPDAGASYILSRLPGYLGEYLALTGDKLNGVEMMACGLATHYSLNARLAMLEERLGKLITDEPSVVEASLAQYGDIVYPDKSSVLHRIDTIDRCFSHDTVEEIIEALEKEAVESCDNWCSTALRRIREASPLSLKVILRSIREGRFETLDKCLVREYRISLHGISKNVSSDFFEGVRARMVDKDFAPKWDPPSLKEISEDMVDYYFSPLESELMLPTALREPYM; this is encoded by the exons ATGCAGAGACTCAAAGCTCTGCTACCGCAAACTAGGACCTCACTTCGCACTCTCTATTCTCAGCATCGAGCTTTCTCTGCTCAACCAAATTACGCAGTGCACGACGATGGTGATTCCCAGGAGCAG ATTCTAGTCGAAGGAAGAGTGAAATCGCGAGCAGCTATTCTCAACAGGCCTTCTTCTCTGAATTCGCTGAATTCTTCAATG GTGGCTCGATTGAAGAGGCTGTACGATTCGTGGGAAGAGAACTCTGATATTGGCTTTGTTTTGATGAAG GGTAGTGGCAGAGCTTTCTGTTCTGGTTCAGATGTTCTTAGGCTGTATCACACACTCAATGAAG GAAATGCTGACGAAGCTgaacagtttttcaaaacattataTTCATTTGTATATCTTCAGGGGACTTATCTTAAACCACAT GTTGCCATTTTGGATGGAATAACAATGGGATGTGGATCTGGAATTTCTCTACCAGGGATGTTCCGTGTGGTAACGGATAAAACT TTTTTTTCTCACCCGGAGGCTCAAATAGGTTTCCACCCAGATGCTGGAGCTTCTTATATTTTGTCTCGCCTACCTGGCTACTTGG gGGAATACTTGGCCCTTACCGGAGATAAGCTTAATGGTGTTGAAATGATGGCCTGCGGCCTTGCTACTCATTATTCACTAAATGCT AGGCTTGCTATGCTTGAAGAACGCCTCGGTAAACTAATCACAGATGAACCTTCTGTTGTGGAGGCATCCCTTGCACAGTATGGTGATATTGTTTATCCAGATAAGAGCAGTGTCCTTCACAG GATTGATACTATTGACAGATGTTTCAGTCACGACACTGTGGAAGAAATTATTGAAGCTTTG GAGAAAGAGGCTGTCGAGTCTTGTGACAATTGGTGTTCGACTGCTCTAAGGAGAATAAGAGAAGCCTCCCCATTGagtttaaaagttattttacgATCT ATACGTGAAGGTAGATTTGAAACTCTCGATAAATGTCTTGTACGTGAGTACCGTATTTCCCTACATGGAATTTCTAAGAATGTCTCCTCCGATTTCTTCGAG GGTGTTCGAGCAAGAATGGTTGATAAAGATTTCGCACCAAAG TGGGATCCACCTAGTTTAAAAGAAATATCAGAGGACATGGTTGACTACTATTTCTCTCCGTTAGAGTCTGAACTAATGCTACCGACGGCTTTGCGAGAACCTTACATGTGA
- the LOC137816702 gene encoding small ribosomal subunit protein mS47 isoform X1 has product MQRLKALLPQTRTSLRTLYSQHRAFSAQPNYAVHDDGDSQEQILVEGRVKSRAAILNRPSSLNSLNSSMVARLKRLYDSWEENSDIGFVLMKGSGRAFCSGSDVLRLYHTLNEGNADEAEQFFKTLYSFVYLQGTYLKPHVAILDGITMGCGSGISLPGMFRVVTDKTFFSHPEAQIGFHPDAGASYILSRLPGYLVNQKMIPRNLFIYTGEYLALTGDKLNGVEMMACGLATHYSLNARLAMLEERLGKLITDEPSVVEASLAQYGDIVYPDKSSVLHRIDTIDRCFSHDTVEEIIEALEKEAVESCDNWCSTALRRIREASPLSLKVILRSIREGRFETLDKCLVREYRISLHGISKNVSSDFFEGVRARMVDKDFAPKWDPPSLKEISEDMVDYYFSPLESELMLPTALREPYM; this is encoded by the exons ATGCAGAGACTCAAAGCTCTGCTACCGCAAACTAGGACCTCACTTCGCACTCTCTATTCTCAGCATCGAGCTTTCTCTGCTCAACCAAATTACGCAGTGCACGACGATGGTGATTCCCAGGAGCAG ATTCTAGTCGAAGGAAGAGTGAAATCGCGAGCAGCTATTCTCAACAGGCCTTCTTCTCTGAATTCGCTGAATTCTTCAATG GTGGCTCGATTGAAGAGGCTGTACGATTCGTGGGAAGAGAACTCTGATATTGGCTTTGTTTTGATGAAG GGTAGTGGCAGAGCTTTCTGTTCTGGTTCAGATGTTCTTAGGCTGTATCACACACTCAATGAAG GAAATGCTGACGAAGCTgaacagtttttcaaaacattataTTCATTTGTATATCTTCAGGGGACTTATCTTAAACCACAT GTTGCCATTTTGGATGGAATAACAATGGGATGTGGATCTGGAATTTCTCTACCAGGGATGTTCCGTGTGGTAACGGATAAAACT TTTTTTTCTCACCCGGAGGCTCAAATAGGTTTCCACCCAGATGCTGGAGCTTCTTATATTTTGTCTCGCCTACCTGGCTACTTGG TAAACCAGAAAATGATTCcgagaaatttatttatttatacaggGGAATACTTGGCCCTTACCGGAGATAAGCTTAATGGTGTTGAAATGATGGCCTGCGGCCTTGCTACTCATTATTCACTAAATGCT AGGCTTGCTATGCTTGAAGAACGCCTCGGTAAACTAATCACAGATGAACCTTCTGTTGTGGAGGCATCCCTTGCACAGTATGGTGATATTGTTTATCCAGATAAGAGCAGTGTCCTTCACAG GATTGATACTATTGACAGATGTTTCAGTCACGACACTGTGGAAGAAATTATTGAAGCTTTG GAGAAAGAGGCTGTCGAGTCTTGTGACAATTGGTGTTCGACTGCTCTAAGGAGAATAAGAGAAGCCTCCCCATTGagtttaaaagttattttacgATCT ATACGTGAAGGTAGATTTGAAACTCTCGATAAATGTCTTGTACGTGAGTACCGTATTTCCCTACATGGAATTTCTAAGAATGTCTCCTCCGATTTCTTCGAG GGTGTTCGAGCAAGAATGGTTGATAAAGATTTCGCACCAAAG TGGGATCCACCTAGTTTAAAAGAAATATCAGAGGACATGGTTGACTACTATTTCTCTCCGTTAGAGTCTGAACTAATGCTACCGACGGCTTTGCGAGAACCTTACATGTGA
- the LOC137816703 gene encoding phototropic-responsive NPH3 family protein NPY1, with product MKFMKLGSKPDVLQADGKSIRYISSELATDIIITVGEVKFHLHKFPLLSKSNRLQKLLARANEEYSDEVQLDDFPGGSKAFEICAKFCYGMTVTLNAYNVVAARCGAEYLEMTEDIEKGNLVFKIEVFLTSSIFRSWKDSIIVLQTTKSLLPWSEDLKIVGRCIDSIASKTSVDPANITWSYTYNRKLSELDKIVEDKTAPQDKIEPVPKDWWVEDICELDIELYKRVMITVKSKGRMDGVVIGEALKMYAVRWLPDSVDALVSDAHARRNKSLVETIVCLLPCDNGMGCSCSFLLKLLKVAILVEADESSRGQLMKNIGLKLHEASVKDLLFPARLPQITKFDFDLVQNLLNLYMTNVRGSRDMEIEEKKDKANEYESILGQRSLLNVGKLVDGYLGEIAHDPNLSLSNFVNLSQSIPDFARPNHDGLYRAIDIYLKEHPGLTKAERKKICGLMDVKKLTVDASMHAAQNERLPLRVVVQVLYFEQIRAASNGRTHGNSPRDSSSTLVNGNEECVKTGGESCHSLNTQMCHLKIRDEEFHKNGKLNKKSSKNSRSGMQLLPSRSRRIFDKLWIVGKGQGENRSSETSGSSNSPTSVVPGDTKSSGSSLRHRRHSIS from the exons ATGAAGTTTATGAAGTTGGGTTCCAAGCCTGATGTTCTTCAAGCTGACGGAAAATCTATCAG GTATATATCATCTGAATTGGCTACAGATATTATCATAACTGTTGGTGAAGTGAAGTTTCACCTGCACAAG TTCCCTCTATTGTCCAAGAGTAATCGTTTACAAAAGTTGCTGGCAAGGGCTAATGAAGAGTATTCTGATGAAGTTCAATTGGATGATTTTCCTGGTGGTTCCAAGGCCTTCGAAATATGTGCAAAGTTCTGCTATGGAATGACTGTTACTCTTAATGCTTACAATGTTGTGGCTGCTCGTTGTGGAGCTGAGTACCTTGAAATGACTGAGGATATTGAGAAAGGGAacttagtttttaaaattgagGTGTTTCTTACCTCCAGTATATTTCGTAGTTGGAAGGATTCTATAATTGTTCTCCAAACTACTAAATCTCTTCTGCCATGGTCTGAGGACCTAAAGATAGTTGGGAGATGCATAGATTCCATAGCATCTAAAACTTCTGTGGACCCAGCAAACATCACTTGGTCTTATACTTATAACCGGAAATTATCAGAACTTGATAAAATTGTTGAGGACAAGACAGCACCACAAGACAAAATTGAGCCTGTTCCCAAGGATTGGTGGGTTGAAGATATATGTGAGCTGGACATTGAGCTGTATAAACGGGTTATGATTACAGTCAAATCGAAGGGAAGAATGGATGGAGTTGTGATTGGTGAGGCACTAAAAATGTATGCTGTAAGATGGTTGCCTGATTCTGTTGATGCATTGGTTTCCGATGCGCATGCCCGGAGGAACAAATCTCTTGTAGAAACAATTGTCTGTTTGTTGCCATGTGATAATGGCATGGGTTGTTCATGTAGTTTCTTGCTGAAGCTATTGAAAGTGGCCATATTAGTAGAAGCTGATGAGTCTTCAAGGGGACAATTGATGAAGAACATTGGCCTAAAATTGCATGAAGCTTCTGTCAAAGATTTACTGTTTCCAGCAAGGCTTCCTCAGATCACCAAATTTGATTTTGATCTGGTGCAAAATCTTTTGAACCTATACATGACTAACGTAAGGGGAAGCCGTGATATGGAGATCGAAGAGAAGAAAGATAAAGCAAACGAGTATGAGTCTATTTTAGGCCAGAGGTCTTTATTGAACGTTGGCAAGTTGGTAGATGGCTATCTGGGAGAGATTGCACATGATCCAAATCTCAGCCTctctaattttgttaatttgtcACAGTCAATTCCAGACTTTGCTAGACCAAATCATGATGGTCTGTACAGAGCTATAGACATCTACTTGAAG GAGCACCCAGGTTTGACAAAAGCTGAAAGGAAGAAGATATGTGGACTAATGGATGTCAAGAAATTGACAGTGGATGCATCCATGCATGCTGCACAGAATGAACGCCTTCCCCTTAGAGTGGTTGTGCAGGTTCTCTATTTCGAGCAGATCAGAGCCGCCTCGAATGGCCGGACACACGGTAACAGTCCACGCGACTCCTCAAGCACTCTTGTGAATGGCAATGAGGAGTGTGTGAAAACTGGGGGAGAGAGCTGCCATTCCCTCAACACCCAGATGTGTCACTTGAAGATCAGAGACGAGGAGTTTCACAAGAATGGGAAACTGAACAAGAAGAGTAGCAAAAACAGCAGAAGTGGCATGCAGTTGCTGCCATCTAGATCAAGGAGAATCTTTGATAAGTTGTGGATTGTTGGAAAAGGGCAAGGAGAAAATAGGAGTTCAGAGACTTCAGGGAGTTCTAATAGTCCAACTTCTGTTGTCCCTGGAGACACCAAATCATCTGGTTCATCATTGAGACACAGGAGGCATTCTATCTCTTAG